TTCTCTGTGATAGCTAAAAAAGGTGGCGACTATGGTACCATCATCGCTAACTATGGATATGCACTGTACAACAGCCCTGATGGGAAACATAGTGAAAACAATGGGAAACATGTAATTACTACTTCCGGTGCTAAGAGTTCTTCTTACTATGTAAGAGCACAAAACTATGCTGATGGCACCTCCAAAAGCCCGGCAGTAGGTAATATCACCCCTGATTTCCTGGGTAACTGGCGCAATAACTTTAACTACAAAAACTGGCAGTTAGGTTTTGTACTTGACAGCAAGTTCGGTGGTAAGGTATATTCCTTTACACACGATCTGGGTAGCTGGCTGGGTAGTATGAAGAGCACTATTCCCAACAGAAATGCTAAACTGGGTGGTTTAAAATATACCAACTCGTCTGGTGTGGATCAGGAGAATGGTATGATCATCGATGGTGTGTACAAAGATGGTACTGTGATCACCGGCCTGGATGGTAACTCACATGACATCTCCGGAATGACGATGAAAGACGTATATGCCAATGGATGGATCAATCCAACAAGTGCTTTCGCCTATTATCAGAACACGCATAGCTGGGGGAATGGTATCCGTGAATCTTCAATGTTTACTTCTTCCTGGGTATCTCTGCAGCAGGTAAGTCTTACTTACGATATGCCGGCTAAGGTAGCCAGTAAGTTTAAAATGAATGGAATGCGTCTTTCCATTATTGGCAACAACCTGATGTACCTGTATAACAGTGCCAAAGACCATATCAATCCGGACAACCTGAACAGCAGCGGATCTGATGCATTCCAGGAAGTATCTGCTATGCCTTATATCCGAAATATAGGTTTTCAGATCTGGGGTAGCTTCTAATTTTAAAAGTAAACTTGTTAAAGATGAACATGACGAATAAACTAAAATATATATTCCTGTTGCTGCTTGTACCGGCTTTGTATATCGGATGCAGCCGCGAAAAGTTTGCAGAAATGAATACTGATCCGGATGATCTGTTAAGTATAAATCCAGAGACAGAATTTACTTCTGCTTTATTAGCCATCAATAATAGTAGTTTCGAGTATTATTACGATCATAACAGGGCAATGTACTACTGGACACAGTCCTTTGTAACATTAAATGGAGCCTCTTCTACAGTATATGATGGTTCTGGTAACCTGAATCAGCGGTATAGCAATTTTTATAATAATGTAGGAAATCAGCTGGTGGATGTGCAAAAACTGATCGAAAAAATGACAGGTGAGCAGCGTGAGAAGTATACCTATCTGCATGCCATAACCTACATTCCGCTGGCTTATTATGCAGCTTATGTATCTGATGTACAGGGTAGCATTGCATACTCCCAGGCATTCCAGGCAAGGTATACCGGGTTACTCACACCTGCTTATGATACACAGGAGGAATTGTTTTCTAACCTGCAGGTAAAACTGGATAGTGTTGTGCAGGTATTAAAATCCACTCCTTCTGTTGAGCAGGTAAATCTGGGTACGGCTGATGTGGTATATGGTGGTGATGAAAAGAAATGGATCAGAGCGGCAAACAGCTTGCGTTTAAGATTAGCCATGCGCCTTTTAAACAGGGATGCTGATAAAATGAAGACCCTGGTGGCTGATATCCTTTCAGATGATGGGGGATTGATCAGCTCTAATGAAGAGAACTGGCAGTTTGTAGGGGGTATTAACTTCGCATCTGGTGGCAATTACAACCCTCAAAGTAATGGAGATGTATCTGGTTCTAAAAACCTGATTGATTTTATGTCTGCTACATCAGATCCTCGTATCAGGATTTTCTTCCAGAAATCTGATTTTACAAAAGATAAATTTGATTCTGCAAAGGCCCAGGGTAAACTGCCTGCTACATTGACATGGGATGGACAGCTGTATAGAGGGCAGTTTGCAAATCCATCTGCTTCTTCAGTATCTGCTTACAGCTATTATTTTTCAGACATTTCTTATAGCTATAAAGGCGTAACCACCGCAGATAGATGGGTGTCTAATGTCCAGGATAGATTATTTTACAATCCTGAAACCAAGGCGCATATTACATTCCCTGTTGTTACTTATGCTGATGTTTGCTTTATGCGCGCAGAGCTGGCGGTAAGAGGGATCACCAGTGAAGATGCGTCAAGCCTGTATACTGCAGGTATAGAAGCGTCTATCAAGGCGTATGATGAAATGGGGAGTAATGCTTCCCTGAGCGACTATACTACCCTGAGTGCTACTGAGATTGCAACATATCTTTCTCAAACTGGCGTGGCATATGATGCTGCCAATGCATTGGAACAAATCTGCATTCAGGAATATCTGAACTGTTTCAAAAATCAGAACGAAGCATGGGCAACCATCAAACGTACTGGTTATCCTTCTATGACAAGCAGTATACTTAATAGAGAGACTGTAGTAGTAGATGGTGATACGAAGACAATGCCAAGACGCTTTATTGTTAGTTATCCTTCAATATCTGATCTGAACTATACTAACAGGTTAAATGCAATCGAGGAGATGACGAAAGATGCTGGTTTCAGTACACCAGATGACATTACAGGTCGGGTATGGTGGGATACTGCTAATTAATAATGCTACCGGTGGCTACATTCATAGCCACCGGTTTTTTTAAATTAAGTGATGTATGAGGGTGTTAGTTTTCCTTTTATTGATCTGTAATTTTGCAGTAGCGCAGCGTGTGCAGCAATTTCTAAAACAGGTACATACACCTATGGTGGCCATTGTATGGCTATCGCCAGAATGCCCGTTGTGCAGGAATTATACTAAACCATTGAATGAACTGAGCCGGAAATATGCCAACACAGTTACTGTGGTCGGCGTCTTTCCAGGCCATTGGTATACCCAAAAGGATTACACTGCATTTCAAAAGAAATATAAGGTCTTTTTTCCATTGTTAACCGATAGAAAAAACAAATTGGGTAAGCATCTGCATGCATCTGTAACACCGGAAGTATGTCTCCTGAATAAAAAGGGGAAAGTGTTGTATCAGGGAGCAATTGACAACTGGGCAACTGGTTTGGGACAAACAAAAACCAGCACTGCAACAGAACATTACCTTGAAGATGCAATTACAAATACTATTGCCGGGAAAACCGTATATCCAACGGTTACCAAACCAGTGGGATGTTTTATTAATGATAAATGATGAGAGCACTAATTTTATTGATGGTGATATTATTGCCCGCACGCCTGTTGCTGGCACAGACATATACAGATGTACAACCTGTTTTTGCAACAAGGTGTGTGGGGTGTCACCATACAGGTGGTTCAGCACCGTTTTCATTAGCCACTTATGAAGAGGTAAAGAGAAGAATTTCGTTTATCAAAGAAGTGATCAATACCGGTTACATGCCCCCATTCAAAGCAGATGTGCACTATCGGGATTATGCCAATAACCGTATCCTGACACCGGAAGAAAAGAATACTATTCTGAACTGGATTAGTAATAATGCGCCAAAAGGGAAAACAGTGGCGCCGGCAAAAGTTGTAGATGTGAATGCCACAGCTCCTGACCTGATCCTGAAAGCAGATAAACCCTATATCGTAAAAGGCGATAACCAGGAGAGATTTGTGATATTCAAAGTGCCTTTTGAACTGAAAGATACTGCCAATATTGAGCGACTCGAATTATACACAAATAACAAGAAAGTCATTCACCATATCAATTATGGTTTTTATGCCGTGGCAGATGCCGGCAAAGACATCTCTGTAGCTCCTTCCTTTGTTGAAGCAGATATTGATACCGCCGGCCTGGAAGTAAAAAGGTTCGGACCATTAAAGCAAAATATGGTGTACTATTCCGGGTGGATACCCGGCACGACCGAAGAATTTTACCCTAAGCAGTTCGGATGGGTACTGCCTAAGCGCGGTGTCGTATTATTAACTGTACACTATGCGGCAATAGCAGCAGATGAAGTATCTACAGTAGGGGTAAAGTTATTTTATAAGAAAGGACCTGTACAGCGTAAGGTCCAGATCATCAGCCTTGGATCCGGTGGTATAGCCGAAAGAGACATTCAACCCAGGTTTGTAATCTTTCCCAATCAGGTTAGTACCTATACCCTGAAGGTAAAAACACAGGAGACGCAGTCTGTTATGTATGTATGGCCACATATGCATTTGTTAGGTAAGGAGTTTGTGGCTTACGCAGTGACGCCGGATCGTGATACCATTCCATTGGTACATATCCCTGCCTGGGATTTCCGCTGGCAGGAATTGTATCGTATGCAGCACCTGGTGAAAATACCTGCAGGTGCTATCATTCATATGATTGGAATTTATGATAATACGACGGGCAACCCTGTGAACCCAAATCATCCGCCTAAGCTGGTGATGTCAAGTGGAGATATGCGGGCCAATGAGGAAATGTTTACCCTTATGATGATCTATGTGCCATATGAGCCGGGGGATGAAAACATTACATTGTGATCGGTGATCAATCCCCTGACTGACCAGAAAAGATTCCTTTTCCAGCCAGTCACCAGGGGTTGGGATGGGGCTAATAGCGTTATCCATTCATCACGCTTTGATAGAAATTTAAAAGAGGGCTTATCTCGAAGTATTGTTGGGGCCACAAGTATGAATGCGCTTACGAACAATTCTTTCTTCGCAGTGAAGAAAGGGGATTAATTTCACTACAGGACTAATAGGCCGTTATGCTGATATGCTATTGCAGGGTAAAGAAAGGATAAAACACGCAAACCTGTATAAAATGAGCGTCTACAAAGTGTATACAAGGTATTAATTTGTAGTTGTGTAGTATGTTTTATTAATTGGTTTTCAATTTCTTATTCAATCTTGCCTTTGCCTGCCGCACACTCGCAGCTTCAATGTTTAGCAGGGTAGCAATCTCTTTTGTTGACAAATTGATGTGGAAATAAGCATATAATCTCAACTCATTATTGGTGAGATTGGGGTGTTGAGACTTCAGTTTTTCGAAGAAACCAGGGTGTACCTGTTCAAAATGCAACCTGAATTTATCCCATTCGGCATCCAGGAATTTATGTTCCCGCAATGACGATTTGATTGATTTTATACCCGGGTATAATTCGTCGATGTCGTGGATTTGTTTCTTCAGGTCATCCAGCAGTTTATTTTTCTGATAGATGTAAAGACTATTACTAACCAACTCCCGGTTATTGTTATCCAGTTTTTGCTGCAATAGATCGTTTCTGTCTTTTTCTGCCTGCATGGCCAGGGAGATCTGTTCATTTTCCTTTTCTATGAGCCAGTGATGGTGTTTACTTTGAGCAATGTCCGTTTCAAGTTTCGCTATTTCATATCCTTTGGCATCCAGTTCCTCATGAATGGTCTTGATCCGGCTCACCAGGACCATCGTGAAGGTAATGATCTGGGAAATGATGGCGATTTCCGGCAGCAGAGAGCTATTTTTACTATAATCAGGAGTAGAATTAATTATGAAAGACACGGCCAGTCCGGTGGAAAAAATAATCGGCAGCAGATTCGCCAGCATGAACACACTGGCGCCCCGTATGCGTTTCTTGTAAGCTACTACGCTGGTAATCAATAAACTTAGAGAAAGTATACAGATGAAGATGTCATCATATACCAGGGTATAATTGTCCATGTAAAACCAGCCTGAAATCGTGGTGATACACGGAACTACCTCAAAAATTATGTACCCGACCAGCAGATAACGAAGCATCCTGTCGTATGTTGGTAACAGCTCTTTGGTTCGCAGGTAGGAGCGGGTTAGCTGAATGAACCCTGTAAAGATGATGGTGCAACCAACATGTAAAAAGAGCGAGTTCAGGTCATACATATACACCGTACCATCCGGCATGACCCTGAGATGATAGTAAGAAAGGGGAAGTAACCGGGTGGTGAAATGCTTGAAGGAGGTAACAAATATCATCGCCCCCAGCTGTACCAGCAGGTACCAGATATTTACACGGTCGTGCAGTTGAAACCAGGTATATAAATTATAAGCTGCAAAACAGGCCAACAGGGAAATGGTGACGATCCAGGAAATATACATGAGGTGATCCCGACTGGCGGCGGCGATCTCTTTTTCAAGCCGGATCACGGGATGAACCTTGTATCCATAGCGCTGTATTTCGGCAAAATCTGGTCGCAGGTACAGGGTAGTAGTCGCATTGCCATTGAAAGTAAGGTGTATTTCCCCTCTTTTCCGCTGGCGTGAAGGAATGGCAGGGCCTGCCTTGTATGCTTTTCCGTCTATATATAATGTATAGTTCAGGGGCTCGGAGAGCGAGAACCGGTATTTTTCTTTGTTGGGATAGGGGTTCCCCACTATAAACTGAGCAGAATCAGTGCTGATTTCCAGTACCGGTTCATTGTTCAGATAGTGTATTTTAGATTGTGCGCGTACCCCCAACGTAACGAACAGTAATAGTATAGGACTGAAATGATTGGCGACTCCCGATGGCATAATTATCGAATAGCGGGAAAGGTAGATGATAATCAGCGAAAAAGCAAAATGATAGAAGTTGTATATTGTGAGTGTTAAATAGTTCGTATTTTTCTTTATACCTGTATTTTTTCTCGTGCCATCAGTATCCTAAACAGGCAAAATCAACCAACGACACAACAAGAACGATAACAGGTACAACAAAAGAAGGGGCAGATGAGATAAGTAATGTAGAAATTGGCAATACGAAATAGATTCTCTGTTTGCACTAAAGAAAGATTGGCCTATAAGTATGTACTGGAATTGTATCAGGATGCTGTAAAACACAAACTGGAAATGTAACCATCACTTAACACACATCTCATAATAAGTAGCTTGTAATTCATATAATTTAACAACCAAAATCAAAATCAGGCAAATCATGTCGATCCGAAATTGTCTATTAACACTCGTGTTAATACTTAATTTACCTATGTTCCTCCTGGCGCAGGAAACAACCTCAGAAATTCACGGTATAGTTACCGACGGCCAGACTGGAGTACCAGGCGCCGTTATCACAGCTGTACACACCCCTACCGGCACCCGCTATATAACCACCAGCCGTGCGGATGGTCGCTACAATTTTGCCAACGTACGTGTAGGTGGTCCTTACACCATTTCCGTGACCTTTATCGGGTATGGTGATCAGCACCTGGACAATATCAATCTGTCACTGGGCCAGGAATTTACCGGCAACTTCACCCTCGCCCCGAGTACCAAACAACTGGGCGAAATAGTGGTGAAAGGAAAGCAGGATAAAACCTTCAACAACAGCCGCACCGGTTCCCAGGAGATCATCAGCAGGGATCAGTTGGAAAAACTGCCAACCATCAGCCGCTCTGCACAGGATTTTACCCGTCTTGAACCTACCAGCAGTACTGTAGCCGCTGGTCAGAGCTTTGGTGGTAGAAGCCCCCAGTACAACAACTTTACTGTAGATGGTGCAAACTTCAACAACTCTTTTGGCCTGTCCGGTACCCTGGGTGGTCAAACAAGTGCACAACCTATCAGCCTGGATGCGATTGAGCAGGTACAGGTAAACGTATCGCCTTACGATGTACGTCAGGGTGGTTTCTCCGGTGCCGGTGTAAATGCTGTAACCAGGAGTGGTACCAATACCCTGAAAGCATCTGTATACACCTACATCAAAGGTGCAGGTACACAAGGGTATAAAGTAGGCAACAGCCAGGTGAACAAAACACCGCTGTCCTTCAATATCCGTGGTCTCTCTATCGGTGGGCCGATCATTAAGAACAAAGTGTTCTTCTTCCTGAGCTTAGAGTCTTCCCGTCAAACGGCGCCTGCTACCAGCTGGGTACCTTCTGATGCTAATCACCCTGCTAATGCCAGTGCTGGCGTGTCACAGGCCAATGCCGATACACTCAATGCACTCGCCGCTTTCCTGAAGTCTAACTTCGGCTATGACCCAGGTGCATTCACCGGTTATTCTTTCAGAACAAACAGTGATAAGGCTACCCTTAAATTCGACTGGAACATCAATGAAAAACATTCATTGACGGTGAAGTACAACTACCTGAAATCATTCACTGACCAGTTTGCGAGCAACAGCCGTCCTGCCGGTGTTACCACGGGCCAGCCAGGCACGAACTCCATGCCTTTTTTTGGTAGCGGTTATGTGATCAATAACAACTTCAACATCTTTATCGCTGAGTTGAATTCACGCTTCAGCAATAAGGTGTCCAATAAATTCCAGGTGGGCTATACCGCACTGCGCGACTATCGTACACCTAACTCTACTTCAAATACCTTCCCGCTGGTAGATATCCTGAACAACGGTAATATTTATACCACCTTCGGATACGAACCATACACTTACAACAACGTACTGAATACAGACGTATTCCAGATCTCAGACATCTTCACGTACTATGCCAGTGCACACGAGATCACAGTGGGTACACAGGACTATTACAGGAAGTACCAGAACGCTTTTGCTCCCGGCTATCAGGGCGCTTACCAGTTCAATAGTCTGACAGACTTCTACAACAGTGTAACCAATGGCACTGCCAATGCAAAAAGCTATTACCTGCAGTACTCTGCACTGAAAGATGGTTCCTTTCCATGGGCATATGCAGGTTCTACAGAACTGGGTGTGTTTGCACAGGATAAATGGAGAGTCTCTGATCGTTTTACCTTCACCTATGGTGTAAGGTTTGACATGACGATCTACAAGCAATCCTTCACTGACAACCCTAATTTCGACAAACTGATTTTCAAAGATGGCCAGTCTTACAACATTGGTAAAGCGCCGGGCAATGCAGTGCTGATCTCTCCACGCATCGGTTTCAACTATGATGTAATGGGCGACAGAACCCTGCAGTTAAGAGGTGGTTTCGGTATCTTCTCAGGTCCTCCTCCGTTTGTATGGTTGAGCAACCAGGCTAGTAACAACGGTATTCAGTGGGGTTCCTTCACGAATACTTCCGGTGTGGCCTTTAGTGCAGATCCAAATGCATACCGTCCTACAAGTGCATCAGCTAACACTTCTTACAGTGTAGCACTGACAGACAAGAATTTCAAATACCCTTCCGTACTGAAATCAAGTCTGGCGGTTGATAAAAAGATCAATGACTGGGTATTCACAGTAGAGGGTACGTATTCCAAAGATATCAATGCAGTTTACTTCTCCAACATCAACCTGAATGAGACGAATGGCTATGCATTGAATAATGGTGGTGATAACCGTATGCGATATAACACATCGCTGACTACTTCTCTGAATACAAGCAATAAGTATTATTCAGGTACCACACTTGAAAACCCTAATATCGGTAATGCTATTCTGATGAAGAATACCAACAAGGGTTATACATACAATATTACAGCAAGAATAGAGCGTACTTTTGGTAACCTGTACACCAGCGTGGCTTACGCACATGGTGATGCAAGAAATACTTCTGAAACAGGTAGCACCGCATCTTCTATGTGGAGTGCACGCGCAGTAAGTGGTGATCCAAATGGTGCTAACCTGGCATATGCTTCTTACAGACTGCCTAACCGTGTCATTGCAATGGCATCTTACAAAGTGTCTTATGCAAAGTACTTCGCTACTTCATTCGGTGCTATTTTCGAAGCAGCACCCGCTGGTGCCGTTTCTTATATTTACAATGGTGACCTGAATGGCGATGGCTTTAACAATGACCTGATCTATATTCCAAAGAGTGCGACCGATATCAACCTGATCAATGTGGGTTCTTACAATGCTACCACACATACAGGTTCTACTACAGGTACTGCTGCTGATCCAAGAACTGCTTCACAGATCTATACACAGCTGGACAACTTCATTGGTCAGAACAAATACCTCAATTTCCACCGTGGCGAAACAGCAAAAGCAAATGCTGCTGTATTACCTTACTACAAAAAACTGGATGTAAATATCACAGAAGATATCTCAGTAAAAACAGGAAAAGACAGGCATACATTGAGATTGTCTCTCGATATTATCAATGTGGGTAACTTCCTGAACAGGAACTGGGGTATTGTGCAAGCCGCTACAGTCAATAACTTCCTGAAGTTTGAAGGGTTGGCTGCTGATGGTAAAACGCCTTTATTCTCATTCCCTTATGCTGATTCAAAAAATCAGGTGTCTTATGTGAATAGCTATGCCAATAACACCGCTATTACTTCAAGATGGCAGATGCAGTTTGGTATCAGATATTTATTTAACTAAGAAAAACACTATCATAAAGAGCGTGTATAAAAAATAAATAAACCTCCTCAGAAGTGCTTAAAGGAAGGACTACCTATCTCCATTAGGTATCCGAATAAAACGAGGCCGTATCTTAAGTAAGATACGGCCTCGTTTTTTGAAAATAGTTTTCATTCCCCGTTGATGAATTCTCCTCTTTCGTGAATGTTTTATTTCGTTAATGACAATGCAGACCCTTTGATCTTCGTATTCCAATAAGTAATATAAAAAGTCCCTATAATCGAAGGCATTATCCACGTAACCAGTGTTTGTATATGCAAACCCGCCACCATAAAAGCTGTAATAGAAGCGATCAGCGCCGCCACCATCCTGCCTATATGACTACTCAGCCACGCATTTTTCTTCTCTTTAAAAACCCTGAAAGTGTAAAAATCCTTTAATGTCATATACAACCCAAACCCACCAAAGAAAGCAAACAATACGGCATTCCCACCTTTGTGCGTAGTGATCTGGTAAATGCCGATCAGCAGCATGATAACAGAAGCGCCCAGCATAGTACCCGATATCGTTTTATCAATCGTATCAGCACTGCTTTTAGTATCATACCTGAATGTGAGCGCGCGATTGCCTGCCAGTACCAGATAAATGGTAAATACCCCGATCAGGAATAAGAACAGGTTCTCATGGCCAGGCATTCGCGCGATCACCAACGATACCAGTGAGCTGATGACCATTGAATAAGAAAAAGTTTTGCCACAGTTTTTATGCAGCTTGCTGCCCTTTTTTACACCTATGCTGGCAATGCCACTGACAAGGCCCAGCCCACCACATAAGGCATGTATATAAATAAGAACTTTTACGAGCGTTTCCATGGTAATAACAATTAATGGTTAATTACATTTGGCCAGGTATCTTTCAGTCTCTGCCAGTCCCCAGTGTGGATATAACTCTGCTGGTTTCTCTGCCTTAAAGAGTTGTTCTGCTTTTACAAATAGCGGTTTAGCTTTCTCTTTTCCACCTCCAATGTATTCAGGTTTACCAAAGGTAGAAGCACCATCCAGGAAGTACAGGCGTGGGTTGTTCGGATCCAGTTTGTATCCTTCCTGCAGGTAAGTATACGCTTTGATGCCAAAGGTTTTAAAGCGTTCCATGGGATTCACCAGCATCTGTATAGTCGCTGCCATATTGCGGATGGTGCAGAACTCTGCATTTTTCTGAATTGCTTCTCCTTTTGCTGCCAGGTCATTGGCTTTCTGACCGATGGCGTCTTTATCTGCTTTAGGATCGCCAAACCCAATGCGGGTCTGTGCCAGCGCTGCATAGTAGTAAGGCAGCCACTGTGTTTTTTCCGCATCTCCTATACGTTCAAATGCCTGTGATACGGTAGCGAGTTGTTCGATGGTTTTAGCAGAATCAAGCAATTCGAGGTTATGCTGCATAGCTGCCACATACTTTGTGCTCTGTGCCTGGGCACCAATGGTGACCAGTAATGCAAGGGCGAAGATGATTTTTTTCATGTTTATATTTTAAAGGTTATCAATAGTATCCTGTCTTCTATCTATGCCCCAGTTCAATATCAGACCTACAAAGAAGGTGCGTTGTGCCGGGGGGAGAATAGGTTGTTTTACCAGGGCATTATAAGAGTAATTGTATCCTGAGATGTTCGTACGCCCAAGCAGATTGGTAGCAGAAGCATATAAAATAGCCGATGCTTTGCCGATCGTGGTCAGGTGATAAACGCTCATGTCCAGTGTTTGATAGCCATTTGTTTTGCCCTGATCTTTGATGTAGTATGCTTTGCCTGTACTATCTGGTATGATGGCATAATAAGGCCTTCCTGTAGCAAATGTGTACGTCAGACTGGCACCGGTTCCTATTTGAGTAATGAAGCGTTTTACAGAAGCGGTAGCGGTGTGATTGGCTGCAATATTAGGCATGAGTGCCGTTGGATAATTCAGGTAATCACGTTTGGTATCCAGGTAGGAATAGCTGATGCTGTAATCCAGGTGTTTGAACGAGGTCTTGTCACGGAAGTACAGTTCGATTCCTTTGGCATAACCACTGCCGCTGTTGTTGTACGTAGGCATTGTTTTAATCAGGTCTTCGTATTGCTTGTAGAATGCTTCCACTCTCAGGAAGGTACCGCGTACCTGTCGCTGATAGTTGACGATATAGTGAGTGGCTTTGGTATAACCGAGCGATGAGGTCACTTGCAGATATGTATTTTCTGGTTTTTGCCAGAACTGTCCGTATGCTGCAGAGAAGGTAGATCCATTGCCCATCCTATAGGCCAATGAGGCACGGGGTGCCACTTTGGCCTTTTGGAGGATGGAAGAATATTCTGCCCTGATGCCGATAGTAGCCACGAGCGAATTCGTAAAGTATAGTTCTGTTTCAGCAAAGCCGGCGGTCAGTTGATCCGGAAGGTCCTTACTGATTTTATTATATTTGAAATTATAGGAAGAGTACCAGTATTCACTACCAAAGCGAATGGTATTCAGGTTGCTGAATTTTTTCTCTATCACAGCTTTGCCTTGTACCAGGCTTTCTCTTCTGTCTAACCTGAAATTCACCGTATCCAGCCAGTATTTTTCAGAGACGTATTGAGGTACGTTGTTCGCATCCTGCAGCTGACTGCTGATGCTGTCGTGGGTAATGCTATAGCTGGCGGAGAGGGTCATTTTCCAGCCGTCTCCCAGGTTTTCTTTCCAGTTGAGGGCATTGAACCAGTTATAATTACTAAGGGTGATCGCCGTTTTCATATTAACCGAATCGATATTGGGATTGCGTACACCCAGTTTATTATAACTAAAGGTGGTGTAGTATTTTATCATTCCGTTCTTAGTCCTGATGCGGAAGTTAGCATCCGCATTATGAAACCGTGGACGGATATAGTAATCAGGTGTTTGTTTCACCAGTGCATAATACAGGCTGGTGTTGGTATATTGATAGTTAAAGCCAAAAGAAGATCTTTGGTTCTTTGCAAGCTTTTGTATACCCAGGCTATTCTGGATAGGAGAGATGAAGGCATTGGCTTCTGATTGCTGTGGCAGATCGATGGTCTCCATGATCAATACAGAGCTAAGGGCCTGTCCATACAGTGCGGAATAGCCACCGGTACTAAAAGCAAAGCCTTTGAACAGGGTAGCCGGGTATCTGCCACGGCTGGGTATATTGGAGGCGCTCAGGTAGTAAGGTCTGTTCACGAGCGATCCGTCTATGAACTGTTTGGCTTCATAGCTA
This Chitinophaga sancti DNA region includes the following protein-coding sequences:
- a CDS encoding carboxypeptidase regulatory-like domain-containing protein, whose product is MSIRNCLLTLVLILNLPMFLLAQETTSEIHGIVTDGQTGVPGAVITAVHTPTGTRYITTSRADGRYNFANVRVGGPYTISVTFIGYGDQHLDNINLSLGQEFTGNFTLAPSTKQLGEIVVKGKQDKTFNNSRTGSQEIISRDQLEKLPTISRSAQDFTRLEPTSSTVAAGQSFGGRSPQYNNFTVDGANFNNSFGLSGTLGGQTSAQPISLDAIEQVQVNVSPYDVRQGGFSGAGVNAVTRSGTNTLKASVYTYIKGAGTQGYKVGNSQVNKTPLSFNIRGLSIGGPIIKNKVFFFLSLESSRQTAPATSWVPSDANHPANASAGVSQANADTLNALAAFLKSNFGYDPGAFTGYSFRTNSDKATLKFDWNINEKHSLTVKYNYLKSFTDQFASNSRPAGVTTGQPGTNSMPFFGSGYVINNNFNIFIAELNSRFSNKVSNKFQVGYTALRDYRTPNSTSNTFPLVDILNNGNIYTTFGYEPYTYNNVLNTDVFQISDIFTYYASAHEITVGTQDYYRKYQNAFAPGYQGAYQFNSLTDFYNSVTNGTANAKSYYLQYSALKDGSFPWAYAGSTELGVFAQDKWRVSDRFTFTYGVRFDMTIYKQSFTDNPNFDKLIFKDGQSYNIGKAPGNAVLISPRIGFNYDVMGDRTLQLRGGFGIFSGPPPFVWLSNQASNNGIQWGSFTNTSGVAFSADPNAYRPTSASANTSYSVALTDKNFKYPSVLKSSLAVDKKINDWVFTVEGTYSKDINAVYFSNINLNETNGYALNNGGDNRMRYNTSLTTSLNTSNKYYSGTTLENPNIGNAILMKNTNKGYTYNITARIERTFGNLYTSVAYAHGDARNTSETGSTASSMWSARAVSGDPNGANLAYASYRLPNRVIAMASYKVSYAKYFATSFGAIFEAAPAGAVSYIYNGDLNGDGFNNDLIYIPKSATDINLINVGSYNATTHTGSTTGTAADPRTASQIYTQLDNFIGQNKYLNFHRGETAKANAAVLPYYKKLDVNITEDISVKTGKDRHTLRLSLDIINVGNFLNRNWGIVQAATVNNFLKFEGLAADGKTPLFSFPYADSKNQVSYVNSYANNTAITSRWQMQFGIRYLFN
- a CDS encoding TonB-dependent receptor, with the translated sequence MPKKILTIMLFLLVTTVAFGQAQITGSVTDNKKQAIPGVSVALKDTYDGATTDSTGRFRISTTEKGTFTLIASATGYETKVQTITLGSEPIQIDFALKEKISELNAVTVTAGAFGGGMGKKGLTVLSSLDVQTTAGANADISRAVNTLPGAQQISNQEGLFVRGGDSYEAKQFIDGSLVNRPYYLSASNIPSRGRYPATLFKGFAFSTGGYSALYGQALSSVLIMETIDLPQQSEANAFISPIQNSLGIQKLAKNQRSSFGFNYQYTNTSLYYALVKQTPDYYIRPRFHNADANFRIRTKNGMIKYYTTFSYNKLGVRNPNIDSVNMKTAITLSNYNWFNALNWKENLGDGWKMTLSASYSITHDSISSQLQDANNVPQYVSEKYWLDTVNFRLDRRESLVQGKAVIEKKFSNLNTIRFGSEYWYSSYNFKYNKISKDLPDQLTAGFAETELYFTNSLVATIGIRAEYSSILQKAKVAPRASLAYRMGNGSTFSAAYGQFWQKPENTYLQVTSSLGYTKATHYIVNYQRQVRGTFLRVEAFYKQYEDLIKTMPTYNNSGSGYAKGIELYFRDKTSFKHLDYSISYSYLDTKRDYLNYPTALMPNIAANHTATASVKRFITQIGTGASLTYTFATGRPYYAIIPDSTGKAYYIKDQGKTNGYQTLDMSVYHLTTIGKASAILYASATNLLGRTNISGYNYSYNALVKQPILPPAQRTFFVGLILNWGIDRRQDTIDNL